The following are encoded together in the Planctomycetota bacterium genome:
- a CDS encoding aldehyde dehydrogenase family protein, producing MASVESIHALPRFPWRDRLRWMARFESAVAHHALELSQEISDEIGKPQGEAYVTELLPLIAAIRWHRRHAQKLLRGRRVGGRPWWMIGRSLREFRAPLGRVLIIATWNYPAGLLGIQLLQAIAAGNTVVVKPSERSPRSQSMLLRIAQACGLPEGALQVVGCSPQAGREALESGGFDHVMFTGGTETGRAVAAHCAETLTSSTLELSGRDSAFVLDGADVGRAARSIWNALTMNAGQTCMAPRRVFVERKCYRAFLDALAPLAAGARPLRLIDAHAADRCEKLVRQAVAMGGRSLSAVIDAAKGCQLRPLVVVDCPVDSPLAEGDHFGPVLAILPVENFPEAVKLHRGGRHHLTASIYTAEAHAMCRDESLMSILGVGVVTFNESVMPTGHPALAIGGRGSSGWGASRGREGLMQLTRAVAATSTAGWAPSAKTPNAKTLKSLAKIVGWISGAAPVSFAGMAEAPAPERPAKKRELQLQESDDRSSESP from the coding sequence ATGGCCTCGGTTGAGTCTATCCACGCGCTGCCGAGATTTCCCTGGAGGGATCGGCTGCGCTGGATGGCCCGCTTCGAATCGGCGGTAGCGCATCATGCGCTGGAACTGTCGCAGGAAATTTCCGACGAGATTGGCAAGCCCCAGGGCGAGGCCTATGTCACCGAGCTGCTGCCGTTGATCGCGGCGATCCGCTGGCACCGTCGACATGCGCAAAAACTGCTGCGCGGCAGGCGGGTCGGAGGCCGGCCCTGGTGGATGATCGGGCGCTCGCTGCGCGAGTTTCGCGCGCCGCTGGGGCGGGTCCTGATCATCGCGACCTGGAACTACCCCGCGGGCTTGCTGGGCATTCAGCTGCTGCAGGCCATCGCCGCCGGAAACACCGTGGTGGTGAAGCCCTCTGAGCGGAGCCCGCGAAGCCAGTCGATGCTTCTGCGGATCGCGCAAGCGTGCGGATTGCCCGAAGGCGCGCTGCAGGTCGTGGGTTGTTCGCCGCAGGCCGGTCGCGAGGCACTGGAATCGGGCGGATTCGACCATGTGATGTTCACCGGCGGCACCGAAACCGGCCGCGCCGTCGCCGCGCATTGCGCCGAAACGCTGACCTCCTCGACCCTCGAACTGAGCGGTCGAGACTCGGCGTTCGTCCTCGACGGCGCCGATGTGGGCAGGGCGGCCAGGTCGATCTGGAACGCGCTGACGATGAACGCGGGGCAGACCTGCATGGCGCCGCGACGGGTCTTCGTGGAGCGGAAGTGCTACCGGGCATTCCTCGATGCGCTGGCGCCGCTGGCGGCGGGGGCGCGTCCGCTTCGGCTCATCGATGCACACGCGGCGGACCGTTGCGAAAAACTTGTGCGGCAAGCCGTGGCCATGGGCGGGCGAAGCCTCTCGGCGGTGATCGATGCCGCGAAAGGTTGCCAACTACGCCCGCTGGTGGTCGTGGATTGTCCCGTGGATTCACCACTCGCGGAGGGGGATCACTTCGGCCCGGTGCTGGCGATCCTCCCGGTCGAGAATTTCCCAGAGGCGGTCAAATTGCATCGCGGGGGCCGGCACCATCTGACCGCGAGCATCTACACGGCCGAAGCACATGCAATGTGCCGCGACGAATCGCTGATGTCGATTCTGGGTGTCGGCGTGGTCACCTTCAACGAGAGCGTGATGCCGACCGGCCATCCGGCGCTTGCCATCGGCGGCAGGGGATCGAGCGGCTGGGGCGCGAGCCGCGGAAGGGAAGGGCTGATGCAGCTCACCCGCGCCGTCGCAGCTACATCGACAGCAGGCTGGGCACCCTCGGCGAAGACCCCCAATGCGAAGACATTGAAGAGCCTCGCGAAGATCGTGGGATGGATCAGCGGCGCGGCTCCGGTATCGTTCGCGGGGATGGCTGAGGCGCCTGCGCCGGAGCGACCGGCGAAGAAGCGCGAGCTGCAATTGCAAGAGAGCGATGATCGCTCATCGGAGTCGCCGTGA
- a CDS encoding tryptophan 2,3-dioxygenase, with the protein MEITYGKYLKVQELLSLQQPVGTPVEHDETLFIIIHQVYELWFKQQIHEGERLGRLFAEGRLEEAASTLSRMLKILKTMVAQIDVLETMTPTSFLAFRSFLTNASGFQSWQFRAFEFLLGKRNPKVFDRYAPGSPERVALERHFKQPTLWACFVKCLATLKQPVPESALQRDPTAATVADPQLQELLLRVYKAPGPLRGMCEMMVDLDEGIQEWRYRHVKMVERTIGTKTGTGGSSGVEYLRSTLFQPLFPDLWEIRSLL; encoded by the coding sequence GTGGAAATCACCTACGGCAAGTATCTGAAAGTCCAGGAATTGCTCTCGCTTCAGCAGCCGGTGGGAACCCCGGTCGAGCACGACGAGACGCTCTTCATCATCATCCACCAGGTCTACGAACTCTGGTTCAAGCAGCAGATCCACGAGGGCGAGCGCCTGGGTCGACTCTTCGCCGAGGGCCGCCTGGAAGAGGCCGCCTCCACGCTTTCGCGGATGCTCAAGATTCTCAAGACCATGGTGGCGCAGATCGACGTGCTGGAGACGATGACGCCGACCTCCTTCCTCGCCTTCCGCAGCTTTCTGACCAACGCCAGCGGATTCCAGAGCTGGCAGTTCCGCGCCTTCGAGTTCCTGCTGGGCAAGCGCAATCCCAAGGTCTTCGATCGCTACGCCCCGGGCAGCCCCGAGCGCGTCGCTCTGGAGCGGCACTTCAAGCAGCCGACGCTCTGGGCCTGCTTCGTCAAGTGCCTGGCCACGCTGAAGCAGCCGGTTCCCGAGTCGGCGCTGCAGCGCGATCCGACCGCGGCCACTGTGGCCGATCCCCAGCTCCAAGAATTGCTGCTGCGGGTCTACAAGGCGCCGGGCCCCCTGCGCGGCATGTGCGAGATGATGGTCGACCTGGACGAGGGCATCCAGGAATGGCGCTACCGGCACGTGAAAATGGTGGAGCGCACCATCGGCACCAAAACCGGCACCGGGGGCTCCTCGGGAGTGGAGTATCTGCGCAGCACACTTTTTCAGCCGCTCTTTCCCGACCTCTGGGAAATCCGCTCGCTGCTGTGA
- the crtI gene encoding phytoene desaturase, with translation MAVVGAGPGGLAAALLLAASGASVDVYEALPQVGGRSRRLELNSDRGAFRFDVGPTFFMMPYVLDEILAASGAKLSDHVELQRLDPMYRLLLGRPEREPITLDTTQDLHAMERRLSAIEPGDGPAFLRFIDDNRRKLAAMTPLLRRPMRSVLDLLSADTLRAGPRLRPWQSLHEHLGGYFKHPQIRLALSFQSKYLGMSPFECPELFSILPFIEYEYGIWHPRGGCNALMEALRGIAEELGVRFHFNAPVEAIAFEGRRAVGVQVDGALRHHPHVVVNADAAAAMKRLIPESLRGQWSDRSIDRKRYSCSTYMMYLGLEGEIELPHHTIYASRSYERNLREITTEGVLSEDPSMYVCNPTPLDDSMAPRGHSSLYVLVPTPNTQPGSNRVEWRESNRGLRERALDQLDHVFGLGDLRPRIRAEQRTTPADWATEGIHFGATFNLAHTLGQMLHKRPQHRMKGVDGVWFVGGGTHPGSGLPVIFLSSQITSRLLCAELGLRCALDAPPPRANGMLRAWKSPTASI, from the coding sequence GTGGCCGTCGTCGGCGCCGGCCCGGGCGGTCTCGCCGCCGCGCTGCTGCTCGCCGCCAGCGGCGCCTCGGTCGACGTGTACGAGGCGCTGCCGCAGGTCGGCGGCCGCTCGCGCCGTCTCGAGCTGAATTCCGATCGCGGAGCCTTCCGCTTCGACGTGGGCCCGACCTTCTTCATGATGCCCTACGTGCTCGACGAGATCCTCGCGGCCTCGGGCGCCAAGCTCTCGGATCACGTCGAGCTTCAGCGCCTGGACCCGATGTACCGCCTTCTCCTCGGACGGCCCGAACGCGAGCCGATCACGCTGGACACAACCCAGGACCTGCATGCCATGGAGCGGCGCCTTTCTGCCATCGAGCCCGGCGACGGCCCCGCCTTCCTCCGATTCATCGACGACAACCGACGCAAGCTCGCGGCAATGACACCGCTGCTGCGCCGGCCCATGCGCAGCGTGCTCGACCTGCTCTCAGCCGACACCCTGCGCGCCGGCCCGCGCCTCCGCCCCTGGCAAAGCCTGCACGAGCACCTCGGCGGCTACTTCAAGCACCCGCAGATCAGGCTCGCCCTCTCCTTTCAGAGCAAGTACCTGGGCATGAGCCCCTTCGAGTGCCCCGAACTCTTCAGCATCCTTCCCTTCATCGAGTACGAGTACGGCATCTGGCATCCGCGCGGCGGGTGCAACGCGCTGATGGAGGCGCTGCGCGGCATCGCCGAGGAGCTCGGCGTGCGATTCCATTTCAATGCACCGGTCGAGGCGATCGCCTTTGAGGGCCGGCGAGCCGTCGGCGTCCAGGTGGACGGTGCATTGCGGCACCACCCGCATGTGGTGGTCAACGCCGACGCCGCTGCGGCGATGAAGCGATTGATCCCCGAGTCGCTGCGCGGCCAATGGAGCGATCGCAGCATCGATCGCAAGCGCTACTCCTGCTCGACCTACATGATGTACCTGGGCCTCGAAGGCGAGATCGAACTGCCCCACCACACCATCTACGCCAGCCGCAGCTATGAGCGGAATCTGAGGGAGATCACCACCGAGGGCGTCCTCAGCGAAGACCCTTCGATGTACGTCTGCAATCCCACGCCGCTGGACGACTCCATGGCTCCGCGCGGGCACTCCTCGCTCTACGTCCTCGTGCCCACGCCCAACACGCAACCGGGAAGCAACCGCGTGGAGTGGCGCGAGTCCAACCGTGGGCTCCGCGAGCGCGCTCTCGACCAGCTGGACCACGTCTTCGGCCTCGGCGATCTCCGGCCGCGCATCCGCGCCGAGCAACGCACCACGCCCGCGGACTGGGCCACCGAGGGAATCCACTTCGGGGCGACCTTCAACCTGGCGCACACGCTCGGGCAGATGCTGCACAAGCGGCCGCAGCACAGGATGAAGGGCGTCGACGGCGTCTGGTTCGTCGGCGGCGGAACGCATCCGGGTTCGGGTCTGCCGGTGATCTTCCTCTCCTCGCAGATCACGTCGCGATTGCTCTGCGCGGAGCTGGGCCTGCGCTGCGCCCTGGACGCTCCGCCGCCCCGCGCCAACGGTATGCTCCGTGCGTGGAAATCACCTACGGCAAGTATCTGA